GCGAACCCGGCGACGGTCCCGGTCGCGTCCGCGATGGGGGCGTCGGTCACGGCGAAGACGGTGCCGCTGGTGCCGATGGACACGACCACGTCGCCGTCTGCGGCGCCAAGGCCGAGCGCGGCGCCCGCGTTGTCGCCGGCGCCGGGGCCGACGAGGACGCCGTCAGGGGTGCGGCCGGCGGAGTCCGCAGGTCCGAGGACGCGGGGGAGGATGACGCCCGCGCCTGAACCCCCGGCCTCCCGCCCCGCACGCCCCAGCGCCCGCTCGAACAGCTCGAAATCGTACGCCCCGGTCCCCGCGCTCCAGTACGCCGTCCCGCTCGCGTCCGACCGATCCGTCGTCAGCGCCTCCAGGTCAGGCCCCAGCGGGCTCTCGTCCGCCGGGCCGTAGCCGAGCAGACGCCAGGTCAGCCAGTCGTGGGGGAGCGCGACGGCCGCCACTCGCGCGGCATTGACGGGCTCCGCGTCCCGCAGCCAGCGCAGCTTGGTCGCAGTGAAGGACGCCACCGGCACCACGCCGACCCGCGACGCGTACGCCTCCGCGCCGACCTCCGCGATCAGGTCGCGGGCGGCCTGGGCGCTGCGGGTGTCGTTCCAGAGCAGCGCGTCGCGGATGACGCGGCCGTCCGCGTCCAGCACCACCATGCCGTGCTGCTGGCCGGCGATGGAGATCGCGGCCACGTCGGAGAGGCCGGCCGCGGCCTCCAGGGCCGAGCGCAGCGCACTCCACCACGCGGCCGGGTCGACCTCCGTTCCGTCCGGGTGCGCGGCCCTGCCGGTGCGCACCAGCGCGCCGGTCTCCAGGTCGCGCACGACCACCTTGCAGCTCTGCGTCGACGAGTCGACGCCCGCGACCAACGTCACGAACTCACCTCACTTCTCAAGACTCAGCCACCGAGGGGCACGTCGTCGTCACTTTCCACGCGGAAAAGCGACAACGACGTGCCCCTCGGCAGCAACGGGTAGCGTCAGCCGCGGGCGCCGATGAGGTGCTCGAGCGCGAGCTGCTGCAGGCGGACGAAGCCGAAGCCCTTGCCGCCGAAGTAGGCGCCCGCGTCGAAGTCCTCGTACGCGCTGCGGTCGGCGAGCAGATCGTCGTAGCTCTCGCCCGCGCCGAGCGTCGGCTGGGACAGCTCGGTCACGCGGGAGGCCTCCAGCGCCGCCTGCACCTCGGGGTCGGCGCGGAACGCGGCCGCCCGCTCCTTCAGCAGCAGGTAGGTGCGCATGTTCGCGGCGGCCG
This genomic stretch from Leifsonia sp. EB41 harbors:
- the xylB gene encoding xylulokinase produces the protein MTLVAGVDSSTQSCKVVVRDLETGALVRTGRAAHPDGTEVDPAAWWSALRSALEAAAGLSDVAAISIAGQQHGMVVLDADGRVIRDALLWNDTRSAQAARDLIAEVGAEAYASRVGVVPVASFTATKLRWLRDAEPVNAARVAAVALPHDWLTWRLLGYGPADESPLGPDLEALTTDRSDASGTAYWSAGTGAYDFELFERALGRAGREAGGSGAGVILPRVLGPADSAGRTPDGVLVGPGAGDNAGAALGLGAADGDVVVSIGTSGTVFAVTDAPIADATGTVAGFADASGLRLPLIATLNAARVLSSIADLLSVDFDALAELALSVEPGAEGVVLVPYFEGERTPNLPDAKASLHGLTIASTRPATFARAAIEGMLCGLADGLDAVRAVGVREKRILLIGGAAQNRAVAAIAAQVFDAPVVVPAPGEYVADGGAVQAAWALTGERPSWTVEAAPPLAVDTRPVIREQRGQYLP